The following are from one region of the Geoalkalibacter subterraneus genome:
- a CDS encoding trans-sulfuration enzyme family protein encodes MSTPGHWKTASRLTQVGVGKDEATGAISYPIYPSATYRHPAVGESTGFDYTRSGNPTRQVLEDALAELEGGARACVFSSGMAALTTLFLHFRAGDHLIVSQDLYGGTYRVLAEVFDKLGLRASYVDTTDTAAITAAIEPDSRALLVETPGNPLLGVADLAALGETCRKHELLFVVDNTFLTPVLQRPFDFGADVVVHSATKYLGGHNDLCAGVLVAREEELGERLYFLQNSTGGILSPQDCWLLMRSLKTLSLRLERHCANALEVAQWLKAHPRVSAVYYPGLKDHPGHALSQRQTSGFGGMLSFRVDSRETARQVLKRLKLISFAESLGGVESLMTLPAVQTHGDIPEPERERLGICESLLRLSVGIEDADDIIADLEQALG; translated from the coding sequence ATGAGCACACCCGGTCATTGGAAAACGGCCAGCCGACTGACACAGGTCGGCGTGGGAAAGGATGAGGCCACCGGTGCCATCAGCTATCCCATTTATCCGAGCGCCACCTACCGCCATCCGGCCGTGGGGGAAAGCACCGGTTTCGACTACACCCGTTCGGGCAACCCGACCCGTCAGGTGCTGGAAGACGCCCTGGCTGAATTGGAAGGGGGAGCCCGCGCCTGCGTCTTTTCATCAGGAATGGCGGCATTAACGACGCTGTTTCTGCACTTCCGCGCCGGAGATCACCTGATCGTATCGCAGGATCTGTACGGCGGAACCTACCGGGTGCTGGCCGAAGTCTTCGATAAGCTCGGGCTGCGGGCATCCTATGTGGACACCACCGACACGGCGGCGATAACAGCGGCCATCGAGCCGGACAGCCGCGCGCTGCTGGTGGAGACGCCCGGCAATCCACTGCTGGGAGTGGCCGACCTGGCAGCCCTGGGCGAGACCTGTCGCAAGCACGAGTTGCTCTTTGTGGTGGACAACACCTTTCTGACGCCGGTGCTGCAGCGCCCGTTCGACTTCGGCGCAGACGTCGTGGTCCACTCCGCGACCAAGTACCTGGGCGGGCACAACGACCTGTGCGCCGGGGTGCTGGTCGCCCGGGAGGAGGAACTGGGAGAACGACTCTACTTCCTGCAGAATTCCACCGGCGGCATCCTTTCGCCCCAGGACTGCTGGCTGCTGATGCGTTCCCTCAAGACCCTGTCCCTGCGCCTGGAACGCCATTGCGCCAACGCGCTGGAAGTGGCACAGTGGCTGAAGGCGCATCCGCGGGTCAGCGCCGTGTATTACCCGGGGCTCAAGGACCATCCCGGGCATGCCCTCTCCCAGCGCCAGACCAGCGGATTCGGCGGCATGCTCTCTTTCCGGGTCGACTCGCGGGAGACGGCCCGCCAGGTGCTGAAACGGCTCAAGCTGATTTCATTCGCCGAAAGTCTGGGCGGTGTCGAATCATTGATGACTCTGCCGGCGGTCCAGACGCACGGCGACATCCCCGAACCGGAGCGAGAGCGCCTGGGGATTTGTGAAAGCCTGTTGCGGCTGTCGGTGGGCATCGAGGATGCCGATGATATCATTGCTGATCTTGAACAGGCTTTGGGCTGA
- the cysK gene encoding cysteine synthase A: MARIYTDNSLSIGRTPLVRLNKVTPGGATVLGKIEGRNPAYSVKCRIGASMIWDAEQKGLLGPGRQIIEPTSGNTGIALAFVAAARGIPITLTMPETMSIERRKVLAAFGAELILTPGAKGMGGAIAAAEELAASDPNRYVLLHQFKNPANPAIHEQTTGPEIWEDTDGDIDVLVSGVGTGGTITGVSRYIKKTRGKQILSVAVEPTESPVIRQKLAGEEIKPGPHKIQGIGAGFIPDTLDLSLVDRVEQVSNEESIEMARRLAKEEGLLSGISCGAATVAAARLAAQPEFAGKTIVVILPDAGERYLSSVLFEDIQA; the protein is encoded by the coding sequence ATGGCTCGCATTTACACCGACAATTCTCTCAGCATCGGCCGCACCCCCCTGGTCCGGCTTAACAAAGTGACTCCCGGCGGCGCCACTGTCCTCGGCAAGATCGAGGGGCGCAATCCGGCCTATTCCGTCAAATGCCGCATCGGCGCATCCATGATCTGGGACGCCGAACAAAAGGGACTGCTCGGCCCCGGCAGGCAGATCATCGAGCCCACCAGCGGCAATACCGGCATCGCCCTTGCTTTTGTCGCCGCCGCGCGCGGCATCCCGATCACCCTGACCATGCCCGAAACCATGAGCATCGAACGGCGCAAGGTGCTGGCGGCTTTCGGCGCCGAGTTGATCCTGACGCCCGGCGCCAAAGGAATGGGGGGAGCTATCGCGGCGGCAGAAGAGCTGGCGGCCTCCGACCCCAACCGCTACGTGCTGCTGCACCAGTTCAAAAACCCCGCCAACCCGGCGATTCATGAACAGACCACCGGCCCGGAAATCTGGGAAGATACCGACGGCGACATCGACGTGCTGGTCTCCGGCGTCGGCACCGGCGGCACTATAACGGGGGTTTCGCGCTACATCAAGAAGACCCGCGGCAAGCAGATCCTGTCCGTGGCAGTGGAACCGACGGAGAGCCCGGTCATTCGCCAGAAGCTCGCAGGAGAAGAAATCAAGCCTGGCCCGCATAAAATTCAGGGGATCGGTGCCGGCTTTATTCCCGACACCCTGGACCTCTCCCTGGTCGACCGGGTGGAGCAGGTCAGCAACGAGGAGTCGATTGAAATGGCGCGACGGCTGGCCAAGGAAGAGGGCCTGCTGTCCGGAATCTCCTGCGGCGCAGCCACGGTTGCCGCAGCCCGCCTCGCCGCTCAGCCTGAATTCGCCGGGAAAACCATTGTCGTTATTCTGCCGGATGCCGGCGAGCGCTACCTTTCCAGCGTTCTTTTTGAGGATATCCAGGCCTAA
- a CDS encoding methyl-accepting chemotaxis protein: MKTFLGLRAKILLALVGLAVIPLAFALLIVSSRTSDLIDDNLRGRLEENSRLVLEIMEDTRRETRNYIHVLRRDEDLINSIKYAIDPDEPLNLGTAMEDAIRIFNLDLVQIVSLEGKVLRRENQPKFADLPLSRIGEECMIHQLIAPEGERPAEVSGITTFEGMSAIIAAAPITFHKEPLAYLVGVIFLDDSYAARLSNLSGAEISFNCQDGATTASLDALKDLDVTSRADREIWELEVGKSSYLAQRIVLTPGQCMVIALDRSSMLASQKEMEQLVLVTLAGVGVLAVLIGVFISRGIVRPLGEVVGNLREIAEGEADLTHTLKVRSSDEVGALAENFNRFLARLRETVRHTLEVRNELAQATEQIRLSSHAVSEGAERQSRSLQESHSALQDIDGIISGVAENVATLLLAAEESSSATLQVGSTTEEIAEQMEIMFAKVEEIITSLGEMSSSSQQIADSVTALSSSTQETAASVTEFDAAIKEIEQSAERTNRLSDEAVRETERGQKAVEDSISGIQALCETVEQATTTIQELGRQSSAIGKILTVIDEVADQTSLLALNAAIIAAQAGEHGRGFAVVADEIGELAERTAVSTRDIAEIINHLQKGTREAVDTMTQGNEKVRQEAEKACIAGEALETIRVSTLKSSEEVRGIVRATQEQARGSQQITRAVNSNTDTLMQIASAIKQHSQGIRHLNAASEEMREITARVKVSTGEQTSGSRQISQNMEKIREMIENINGATHEQSVRSHQVVTAVSNVREIAESNVARTQEFDRVIEALLRHAQTLKDEIGAFKVE, translated from the coding sequence ATGAAAACCTTTCTCGGACTTCGGGCAAAAATTCTGCTGGCCCTGGTCGGCCTGGCCGTTATCCCCCTCGCTTTTGCTCTGTTGATTGTATCGTCGCGAACCAGCGACCTGATCGATGACAACCTGCGCGGCCGACTGGAAGAAAACTCCCGCCTGGTCCTTGAAATCATGGAGGATACGCGCCGAGAAACCCGCAACTACATCCACGTTCTGCGACGGGACGAAGACCTGATCAATTCCATAAAATATGCCATTGATCCCGACGAACCCCTCAACCTGGGCACGGCCATGGAAGATGCCATTCGCATCTTCAACCTTGACCTTGTTCAGATCGTCAGCCTGGAAGGCAAAGTTCTGAGACGTGAAAACCAGCCGAAGTTCGCAGATCTCCCCCTGTCAAGAATCGGGGAAGAATGCATGATTCATCAGTTGATCGCCCCGGAAGGTGAAAGACCGGCGGAAGTCAGCGGGATCACGACGTTTGAAGGGATGTCGGCAATTATTGCAGCGGCACCGATCACCTTCCACAAGGAACCTCTGGCCTACCTGGTCGGCGTAATTTTTCTGGACGACAGTTATGCTGCACGTCTCAGCAACCTCAGCGGAGCAGAAATTTCGTTCAACTGCCAGGACGGGGCAACAACGGCTTCGCTTGACGCCTTAAAAGATCTCGACGTTACCTCCAGGGCCGACCGCGAAATCTGGGAACTTGAGGTCGGCAAGTCTTCCTATCTCGCCCAGAGGATTGTACTCACCCCCGGGCAATGCATGGTCATTGCCCTTGATCGCTCCAGCATGCTGGCATCTCAAAAGGAGATGGAACAGCTGGTGCTGGTTACACTGGCCGGTGTCGGTGTGCTGGCGGTACTGATCGGCGTTTTCATCTCACGCGGCATCGTCCGTCCCCTGGGTGAAGTGGTCGGCAACCTGCGAGAGATTGCTGAAGGAGAGGCGGATCTAACCCATACCCTTAAAGTCCGCTCCAGCGACGAAGTGGGCGCGCTGGCGGAAAACTTCAACCGCTTCCTTGCCCGCCTGCGGGAAACGGTGCGCCACACCCTTGAGGTGCGCAACGAGCTGGCCCAGGCCACCGAGCAGATCCGGCTGTCATCCCACGCCGTCAGCGAGGGGGCTGAGCGTCAGTCCCGCTCACTGCAGGAATCGCACAGCGCCCTGCAGGATATCGACGGCATCATCAGCGGCGTCGCCGAAAACGTTGCCACTCTTCTGCTGGCCGCCGAAGAAAGCTCCTCGGCCACGTTGCAGGTCGGTTCAACGACCGAAGAAATCGCCGAGCAGATGGAGATCATGTTCGCCAAGGTGGAAGAGATCATCACCTCCCTCGGTGAAATGTCGAGTTCCAGCCAGCAGATCGCCGACAGCGTCACCGCCCTGTCGAGTTCCACCCAAGAAACCGCCGCCTCGGTGACCGAATTCGACGCTGCCATCAAAGAGATCGAACAGAGCGCTGAACGCACCAACCGCCTGTCCGACGAGGCTGTACGCGAAACCGAACGGGGTCAGAAAGCGGTGGAAGACAGCATCTCCGGCATCCAGGCGTTGTGTGAAACTGTGGAACAGGCCACCACCACCATTCAGGAACTGGGCCGCCAGTCCAGCGCCATCGGCAAAATCCTCACGGTCATCGACGAGGTCGCCGACCAGACCAGCTTGCTGGCTCTCAACGCCGCCATAATCGCCGCGCAGGCTGGTGAGCACGGACGCGGCTTCGCCGTGGTAGCCGACGAAATCGGCGAGTTGGCCGAGCGCACCGCCGTTTCGACCCGCGATATTGCCGAGATCATCAACCACCTGCAGAAAGGCACCCGCGAAGCGGTGGACACCATGACCCAAGGCAACGAGAAGGTGCGCCAGGAGGCTGAAAAAGCCTGCATTGCCGGTGAAGCCCTTGAGACCATCCGCGTGAGCACCCTCAAATCCTCGGAAGAGGTGCGCGGCATCGTGCGTGCCACCCAGGAACAGGCGCGCGGCAGCCAGCAGATCACCCGCGCGGTCAACAGCAACACCGACACCCTGATGCAGATCGCCTCCGCCATCAAGCAGCATAGCCAGGGGATCCGCCATCTCAACGCTGCGTCAGAAGAGATGCGCGAAATTACCGCGCGCGTCAAGGTCAGCACCGGTGAACAGACCAGTGGCAGCCGCCAGATTTCCCAGAACATGGAAAAGATCCGCGAGATGATTGAAAACATCAACGGCGCCACCCACGAGCAGAGCGTCCGCAGCCACCAGGTGGTCACCGCCGTCTCCAACGTGCGTGAAATCGCCGAAAGCAATGTCGCACGCACACAGGAATTCGACCGGGTAATTGAAGCCCTGCTGCGCCATGCCCAGACCCTCAAGGATGAAATCGGCGCCTTCAAGGTCGAGTAG
- the metX gene encoding homoserine O-acetyltransferase MetX codes for MNTSVGLVTTEYVTFDTELRLESGRVLGPITLAYETYGQLNAERSNAILVCHAWTGDAHAAGRHHPDDRKPGWWDGMIGPGKVIDTDRYFVICSNTIGSCKGSTGPTSINPRTEKPYRLSFPVLMVRDMVRAQQLLLDHLGIDTLVTVIGGSMGAMQAVEWGIHYSERVRSIIPIAGTARTSPMSIALNSVARQAIFNDPLWKKGNYRTEHPPTDGLALARAIGHIAFLSDTSMHLKFGRRYSARDGLFDFFGQFEVERYLEYNGHNFPQHFDTNSFLYLAKALDLYDTAWNFESLQEAFSYLQCPSLWFAFTSDWLYPPYQTEEAVEVLRSLGKHVEYHLIDSDYGHDSFLVEPEKFTHLISHFIDRQA; via the coding sequence TTGAACACTTCCGTCGGGCTGGTCACAACCGAGTACGTCACTTTCGACACCGAACTGCGCCTGGAGAGCGGGCGCGTCCTGGGTCCTATCACCCTGGCCTACGAAACATACGGCCAGCTCAACGCCGAGCGCTCCAACGCCATCCTGGTGTGCCACGCCTGGACCGGCGACGCCCACGCCGCGGGTCGTCATCACCCGGACGACCGCAAGCCCGGCTGGTGGGACGGCATGATCGGGCCCGGCAAGGTGATCGACACCGACCGCTATTTCGTCATCTGTTCCAACACCATCGGCTCGTGCAAGGGCTCCACCGGCCCCACCAGCATCAACCCGCGAACGGAAAAGCCCTACCGCCTCAGCTTCCCGGTGCTGATGGTGCGCGACATGGTGCGCGCTCAGCAACTGCTGCTCGACCATCTGGGAATCGACACCCTGGTGACGGTCATCGGCGGCAGCATGGGGGCCATGCAGGCTGTGGAATGGGGAATTCACTATTCCGAGCGGGTGCGCTCCATCATCCCCATCGCCGGCACCGCGCGCACCTCTCCCATGTCCATCGCGCTCAACTCGGTCGCCCGCCAGGCGATCTTCAACGACCCCCTCTGGAAAAAAGGCAACTACCGTACCGAACATCCTCCCACGGACGGGCTGGCACTGGCGCGCGCCATCGGGCATATTGCCTTTCTGTCCGACACGTCGATGCACCTGAAATTCGGGCGGCGCTATTCAGCGAGAGATGGCCTGTTCGACTTTTTCGGCCAGTTCGAAGTCGAGCGCTACCTTGAATACAACGGCCACAATTTCCCCCAGCATTTTGACACCAACAGCTTTCTCTACCTGGCCAAGGCCCTCGACCTGTACGATACCGCCTGGAATTTCGAGTCACTGCAGGAAGCATTCTCCTACCTGCAATGCCCTTCGCTCTGGTTCGCCTTCACCTCCGACTGGCTCTACCCTCCCTACCAGACCGAGGAAGCAGTCGAGGTGCTGCGATCCCTGGGCAAACATGTCGAATACCATCTGATCGACTCCGACTACGGTCACGACTCCTTCCTGGTGGAGCCGGAGAAGTTCACCCACCTGATCAGCCATTTTATCGACCGTCAGGCGTAA
- a CDS encoding trans-sulfuration enzyme family protein, translated as MNSKKLRAATVLVHQGRDRDPSTGAANIPVYLSSTYHHFEGRAGAYDYARSGNPSRDQVEEAIALLEGGVRGFAYASGMAAIGGALSLLKSGDHLIAPDDLYGGTYRYLTLVLPQQGIETTFVDMTDPQQVEDAVRPQTRALFLETPSNPLFKITDLRAMVDIARRRGLLTLLDNTFMTPLLQPALPLGIGVAIHSATKFLGGHSDLLAGLVTTADEDLANRLKRHHNALGAALPPFDCFLLARGIKTLKVRLEAAQNGALLLCERLANHPAVAKVYYPQLNDHPGRDVHFSQATGPGAVISFELKDHKQVRPLLETVKLPIIAPSLGGVETILTHCWSMSHAAIPASVKNELGIRESLLRISVGIEDPEDLWDDLAQGLR; from the coding sequence ATGAATTCGAAAAAGCTGCGGGCTGCGACGGTTCTTGTGCATCAGGGGCGGGATCGGGATCCGTCCACCGGGGCAGCCAATATTCCGGTCTATCTTTCTTCGACCTACCATCATTTTGAGGGGCGCGCGGGCGCGTACGATTATGCGCGCAGCGGAAATCCCAGCCGGGATCAGGTCGAGGAAGCCATCGCCCTGCTGGAGGGGGGCGTGCGCGGCTTCGCCTACGCCTCCGGCATGGCGGCCATCGGAGGCGCGCTGTCCCTGCTCAAAAGCGGCGATCATCTTATTGCACCCGATGACCTGTACGGCGGCACCTACCGCTATCTGACGCTGGTGCTGCCGCAGCAGGGGATCGAGACGACCTTCGTCGACATGACCGATCCGCAGCAGGTCGAAGACGCCGTGCGCCCGCAGACCCGCGCCCTGTTTTTGGAGACACCCTCCAATCCCCTGTTCAAGATTACCGATCTGCGCGCCATGGTCGACATCGCGCGGCGCCGCGGTCTGCTGACCCTGCTCGACAACACGTTCATGACTCCGCTGCTGCAGCCGGCCCTGCCGCTGGGGATCGGCGTCGCTATCCACAGCGCCACCAAGTTTCTCGGCGGGCACTCGGACCTTCTGGCCGGGCTGGTCACCACCGCCGACGAGGATCTGGCCAACCGCCTCAAGCGCCACCACAACGCGCTGGGTGCGGCGCTGCCCCCCTTCGACTGCTTTCTGCTGGCGCGTGGCATCAAGACCCTCAAAGTCCGCCTCGAGGCCGCACAGAACGGCGCTCTGCTGCTGTGCGAACGGCTGGCGAACCATCCGGCGGTGGCGAAAGTCTATTACCCGCAGCTGAACGACCATCCGGGGCGTGATGTGCATTTTTCCCAGGCGACGGGTCCAGGAGCGGTCATCTCTTTTGAGCTCAAGGATCACAAGCAGGTGCGTCCTCTGCTCGAAACGGTCAAACTGCCGATCATCGCGCCCAGCCTCGGAGGGGTAGAAACCATCCTCACCCACTGCTGGAGCATGTCGCACGCGGCGATCCCGGCTTCGGTGAAAAACGAGCTCGGCATCCGTGAAAGCCTGCTGCGCATCTCCGTAGGCATTGAAGACCCTGAAGACCTGTGGGACGATCTTGCGCAGGGTCTTCGCTGA